In Sesamum indicum cultivar Zhongzhi No. 13 linkage group LG8, S_indicum_v1.0, whole genome shotgun sequence, the sequence ACAAGGGAATCAAGCCCAGAAGATACTTCAAAGAGGTGTTCTGCAGCATCTTTATTAAAAAGCAAGAATCTGTGCTGACATAGCTCCGGAACTGGAACTGAACTTATCTGCAGAAAAGAATGTACGATGTCAGgaactattatatatttattccatAGAGACATAGAATGTTTCATGCTTTTTGTGGTAATGTCAGGATAATATATCAGAGAAAGTTTTCACCACACCATTTAATAGAGTAGAGACATCAAAGTAATTTCAGGCAATTGAAATCTGGATGATTAGTGTATCATCTAATCTCTGTCTTAAGGTAGAACACTAAGTCTTGTTGTAAAAAAGGTATAGGAATAGAAGAGACCAGTACTTTCAGAGAAAACAAGTTGAATTTTCCAATGCACAACCAATTCAAGACTTTAAGTTCAGTCATCAAGACTATTTACATTGTGGCTTGGACATTCTTATCTTCTCATGCCTTTTACAGACAGAACATCAGTATTAAGCCTAagcaataatatatttcatgtCAAACAATcacttatgtatatattacaaaatcaatTCCTTCTGTTGCTACATAACtgtctcatatatatttgtttgccTTTATGGAGCTAGGATGGTGCAACGGATGCAGCAATTCTCTCCACTCTCTTCAGAGACTATAAATAACCATATAATGCATGAAAGTGGTGAATGGTATTACCTTAGACATCCATTCAGTCACTTCTTTAATGCCACGCTGTTGAGACAGAGCCAAAACATATATTTCCAACCTGTTGCAAGTACTAAGAACAGCAGCTTCCTCTATATGATTTAGAGCACATAGTTCACCAATCGCTTGAGGCCATTGTGCTTCTGGAATAGAAAGCTTCTCACGTATCTCAATGGGTGCTGTGCGGTAGTTAAGCCCGACGACCACAATACTGCTACTTTCCTTTGTATAACCTGATTGGAAAAAGTAATAGGTAAGAAAACAGCTCCCAAAAGTctcattataaaattgaataaaagtgTAGGCCATCAGTTATCAAGGTAGAGGGGGAAAAAGAATCTAGTCTCCTATGGTCTGCACAATcctaatcaagaaaatcagcTCTGAATCCTTCAAGTAGCACTAGCATCCTTGTTTcctaatctaaaaatatatgaaataaatgcaAACCAGAAAGCCATGATctgaatttaaatttcacattatcaaatataaacttCCAATCAGAGAATAAGGTCCAACACCTTGAAAATCAGATCAAATCAGCCGgggaaacagaaaaaaaaaagggcaaagaaaaagaaaaaaacagaaagaacGAACAGTAGCTTCAGAGGAAAGCTCCCAACGCAACGCATCCTCAAATAAAAGGAAACAGAAGAAACACATTTACTTTCTCAAAACCCCATACTAAAACTCGGATTAATCAAGTGAAGAACGGAAACTCACGATTAGCAGCGGAGGTCTTCAGGAGCTCCAAAGCCATGAGATTCGAGGACCTGGGTGGGATCTCCGCGTTCGGAGCAACTTCACATCTAGGGTTTAATCTGAAGGACTTGGTCACCGGAATCACAGCCTTGTACCTCGaattattgcaaaaaattCTCGTCTGCGGAGGAAAACAAGCCACGGAACAATTAGATGAGCCGCAAATACGGAGGGAATTGCTGCGACAATCGTACTTCAATTTAGCCTCTGAATGAATACTACAATTGGTAGATGAAAGAGAGGTCGCGAAGCCACTCGCCGCCGCCATCAGTGTGAAAGAATAGGTGGTGGTTTGGTGGCGAGATGGCTCCTGGAGGCCGAGTTTTATTGGTGGAAAACCAGAGCAGGTTCGGAAGGAAAGAGAGAGACGGTGGATGAAGTGGGTTTGGTAATACGGTTCAACGACTCCGTCCAACGACTTTGGGTTCCGGATTCAAATTTCGTGCCAATTATTTGACCCGGCAATGCCACCACTAAATAccaatatttgtttcttttaggaatatattttgcttatttttgttattttaatataattaactcttctttttgtaataaaatttatttttactcaaAAACCATAATGAAGTTCtaatattcaaatatcaaattattattttactcaaTATTTCACATaatgtatttgaaaataaaatttgggtTTGTTAAATCAAGAAAGGATTAGTAAATTATTGAGAAATGAAGACAAGACCATGGGATTTAATTGGGGGTTGACTTTtgtgaattgaatttttcattttttgttgacGGACGTTAGGCCGGCACACGCCCGATTGGTGACGGAGCCACCGCGTTAGACCGTGGAAGTGTTCTCTTTCCTCATTTATTTTATCGTTTTCACTTTCATGCTTTTCTCGTGTTTTGACTTTGACGACACCGAACCTCTGTTCACGTTCCAGTGTGAAAGGAACATTATTCAAACTTCATTTTCGGTCTGTTTGGGAGGACCGCAGAGTGGATTCCAACAACTTGGGgaaaattgattatttctcttttttaataataattaatgtttaattaCACTAACTATGATGATGTGATGGAGACTGTGAAATTGAGCAccatatgtaattatatatttagagcatctttatcatttttcatgagattgataatataatttaaatgcaATCTGTGGGTCAGCTCATGGGTCAGATTTTCGAGGCTCCAAGTCGTGCCAAAACCCACAAATCTACTCGGATAACAGTATGGACTCTTCACCGTTGGATAAAAGGTAAAGTCACCCAATTTGTGACACATGGGCCAGTCAACATTGTACATATAGCTCTATAAATACCCAAACACAAATCATTTGAAGTAACTTGCATTAATTGCTTTTGACCGTACACCTTTAGATCGCATATTTTCATATCAATCCAAACTAACTTGAGCAAAGGAGGGTCTTAGTCTTGGATGAACCCGACTGGTCTAACGTATGTGTTTTAATTCTCATGACCCGTTAACGATCTAGAGAGATTACGTGGCTGATTTGGATCACCAAAAGGAGATCGCATATTTCGAGTCGGATCACCTCCctgtgatatgagaaataagcaaatatccccattctaaaaaaataattagcaaaTTGTCATGTTTAATTACACTAACTGCGATAATGTGATGGAGACTATggagaggggaaaaaaatgagtaccaaatgttattatatatttggagcGTTTTTATCTAGCAATGaaattgtcatttttcaatttattctGTTCATGTTGTtggtaattataaatgaattattaataacagaatgaaattattttaatgacatttgttatttatatttttattattaatctatTTACATGATtggtaattaaaaattaggtTCACATGATTggtgataataattttctttaaaattttcttttttatttattcacgACATGTTAGAAACTACTAATACCATATTTATCCATTTCCCccaaattttactttttcgcAAATTTCCTTTCTACCAAACACACCCTCAAAGCCACCCACTCCTTGTGCCATTTTGGTGGACACTGTAGCGCCACACGCTCACGCTCACGCTCGCGCTCGCTCTCAGTGAAGTGATACATGGTTCATACGCTGATACAAAATCgaataaagagataaataaacGAAAAGCAAAATTAGTTATTGTCAAATGGGCTCGCAAATCCTGAAAATCTCGCCTCTTGCTGTTTCTAGAACGTTCATTCTCAAGCCCACCACTCTATCTAGATTTCTGCCTGCCCCAATCAGCCATATCGCGACAGCCCGCGTTGATCGTTGTTCATTGACGAAGGCAGTCAGGTATAGGAGCAGTTTATCGAGTGGGTTTTCTGTGTTGACGCTTAATCAGGGAAAGAAGAGCTTCAGAAGTGGGGTTGTAGCCATGGCTGCGCCTGGGTCGGTACAGAAGTCGGAGGAGGAATGGCGCGCTGTTCTTTCCCCGGAGCAGTTCCGTATTCTAAGGCAGAAGGGTACTGAGTAAGTCTGATTTCTTGCAGATTTGCTGTGTTCTTTTTGACTTGATCTCAGGTTAATTGGATTGTGAAATTTGAAGggcttttagttttattagtGTTAGAGTCTTTCCTTTTGGTGGATTCTGCAATTTTTGTAGGGAGTTGCTGTAGGGTCATTTATGCAGGTGTTTGTTTAGTGTAAGTTGCATCCACCTATGTGTTAGACTTTGTTCCTTTGAGCTTGAGATTGTGGGATTGAAATTTTGCTGGTTGGAGCTCCCGAGTGTTCGCATTCCCAAGAACTGGGAGTTTTTGAGTTAAATTTCAGTCAACTAACAGGTTATTTCGGTAGATTTGAAGACTCTAgattgaaattgagaaataatgCATCTCTTAAGGTCTTTTTGATGCTACACCAGGTGCTTAGATGACGAACACATGTCCATTTTGAATTAGCCATGCACACAGTACACAAAGGATCGGATGTAGCACCCCTTGAGAGATTACCTAAGTGGAATATTTGATGGTAGGGTTAGAGTGTTGCTAATAATTCCCCCATTCTGGCAATAGTTATGATTTTCAAGAACTGGTATTCTGTTCTAAAGAACGCCGCGCGCCAGCTGCAGAATTTAGTGcttgataattatttgatatacatTTGTCTGCTATAACACTCAATATCCTTATCCAGATTGGTCATTGGTCAtttctgtttctgtttttctGGTTGGGTCGGAAGTGATTAAAGAAGTGACGCTTGTTGAGCTTAATGTAATACTATGCTGCCACAGTTGCAAGAATTTCGTCATACTGGTTATTCTTTCGGCAATTCTGCTATTCTAGGGACCTTGACAGAAGCTAGTAATAAACTTTAAAAGCAAAAGCATCAAATGTCGTGTGTATGGCGGCTGTGAAATTCTATGCTCTGCTGTGCTTTTTTCAGCGAGTCGTATATAGTGTAGACTGTAGTCTATGAAGTATCTGAGaaccaataaattaaattgaaacttTAGTTATGTGCCCGCATACTCTCAGGTATCCAGGCACTGGGGAATACGACAAGTTCTTTCAGGAGGGTATTTACACTTGTGCAGGATGTGGAACTCCTCTGTACAAGTCCACTACCAAATTTAACTCCGGTTGTGGTTGGCCAGCTTTCTATGAGGGTCTACCCGGCGCCATAAATCGAACAGTAAGTTTTCCTTCCTCATTCATTTTCACATGTGGGAATCTCAGAGTATTAGCCTCTTAAAGACTGCTACTAAATGATTGTATAGCCTGATCCCGACGGAAGGAGGATAGAAATCACGTGCGCAGCCTGTGGAGGACACCTCGGTCATGTGTTTAAAGGGGAAGGGTTTCCTACACCAACAGACGAACGCCATTGTGTCAATAGTATATCCCTCAAGTTCACTCCCGCTAATTCTGCTTCTTCGCAGTGAAGAACACAGTTACAGTTACGGTCCCAACTGACGAGGATGTCGTGTAAACTGCCAAATAATATTACCTTTCTGTTTTATGTATCGAATGACCATTTGATCTGCATTGTGGAGTTTAATATTGACACTTTATCCagctattttaaatatttaccaaTTTGTATGATTATCATATGTCGTTAACTgcctattttattaaaaaattaaaaagttctGGACGATTGAATTtctattactaaattattccAACCACACTTTCTTGGcttagtttaaaattttattaagtaaatagttaattacatttagataaagagaaattatacttttcattaaaaatattttagaattgcACTTATTCCTCTATGAGAATTTAGAGTTCGTTTGGTTTTAAGTGACAGGAAAAGGGAAGTGAAAGGGTGAGGCGGAGGGGGAGtgaaagaataatatttttttcttttaagttgTTTTGTATGATTGAAATGGGAGTATATctcaaatacttttatttatttggtaactcttataattttataaaattacccTTCTATTCACTTTGTAtcataaactaaataaattagcattatactaatataatttcagtatatcaaaaattttaaaatgttaataaaaatatttatcaattcaaaataagaatatcttttattaataaaaatattcatcaaaatgagtatcgttcatttattttaaataaatactaattactAACAATATTGTTTATCTAATTGTTAACTTCGATGTAGTAGTTTTTCAacgattttgttatttttcttttacaattaTGTATGATATTATCAACTagaaggagaaaaaaattagagagaaattgtatatatttccCAACCAAACACAAGAGATATCTTATATATTCAGTTTTATTATGACTTCTCTTATTCCTCCATTTCTATCCCAACCAAATACACTATTAGTGTTAACACTTGATTCCATTTGTCAggatttgaacaaaaaatactgatttaataaaaaaaaattatataaatttttaattttacttcttattttaacattttcatgtaataatttgtacttataaaaatatatatatatatatatataatgacgttcaccttatatatattacatttatcttaaaaaaaaatactaagttaacaaaaaaaaattatataaatttttaattttacttcttattttaacattttcatgtaataatttgtacttataaaaatatatatatatatatatataatgacgttcaccttatatatattacatttatcttttgataattacaaaaatatacttgttaaatgaggatcaaaattgaaaaagttgCGTAATGTTTTTGCTTacattagtatttttcatccaagCTCTAGTTGAAGGAGTCATGTGTAAAATGAGTACTTTTGAAAAagatgtaattgtaatttcaattttttttgggagaaataataacttaatattttaaaaaaagatccaagtgtaattaacccttaaataaatataattattgttttatagaGATAAGatcaaagtacaaaattaataaaattctcTTGCAAATATAAACCCTAATTTCCATAAAAGGTTTGGGATATCATATCCAGAGATCAAATTTAAGCCCGCGTTGAAGATCAAAATACGAAATCCCCAATCCGCCACGTTATCTTATAAACTCATCATAATAAAACTTACTTATTTTGACAGTTAAACAAAACGCTCCAAACTCCCAATTGCGTGAATGTGTGgctcctcctcttcctcttcttttgaGCCTGAATGACGTGAAGATTTTCACTGACCCACAATCTCAAAACCAAGAATCTTTATCATCAATCTCTCTTGTTACTATCTTTAGATGTTTTGTTTAGTGGTTTTTGATAAAGTAGCTGTTCCACTTTCGTGAATGTCAGTATGTTGGATGCTGTGGCGTACTGCTACAATCCCAGAGTGAGTTTTATTAATGTTCTGATTTAATGGTTGAGATGCAACGATTCATGGGAAAGGAGGAGAAAATAACTTGTAGtttatgttttgataattaacTTGAGTTTCTTGGTTGAGAGTTTAGTGACTCTTGATTTATTTGTGttctttgcttttctttttattcattatCTTTTCACATTAAGAGgggaaaggaaaagagaagaattttATGAATGGATTGTTTTGCCTGATTGCACTGAGATTTCCCTCTCGAGGTTTCAAGTGGAAGAGCTTAATATGTTGTAGCTTCTAACTGTCTGCAGTatcctttttgtttcattcctATGTACATGTGTTTATCcttgttttattcttttgatgACATGTCTTCATCCTTGAATACtattatttcttgatatttgtttAGATATCACGCATATATTTCTCATGCATGTGGCCAAACATGTTCATGAATCCATATATAATGCAGGGTTATGGCATCGGTTTGGGGACTAGTTCCAGTAGAGCAACTTCTTCTGCTCAGCGTCCATGTGGGCATTATCTTGATCTCTCGTGTGCTTGTAGACGTGCGGTTCATCTGCCATACCTTTCCACGCATCACAGGATAAATTGTCATCTTCTATACCGATCAAACGATGGTTTCAAGGGAACAGCACTGCCACCTAACTCTGTATTTGGTGGAAAAAGAATTTACCTTCTCAACTCCAGACGTGCCAAACAACGCAGATTGAGGGTATATGCATCAGTTGATGTTGCCAGTGCTGTTGATGTTATTAATGACTTGGGCTTGGACACTCTAACGTTCTTAGCTGTGACCGTATTGGTGGTTCCTGCTTTCAGAATGATCAAAGCTAGCCCTGTAAGTTGACTTCACCAATTTGAAATCTTAATGGGATTACCATTGTAAGTTTATTATGAGGTTAGGACTGTGTGCATGCTTTGGGCAATATcgtcatttattttatattctctTTGGGTTTATGATGAAATTGATTGCAAATTGTTGTTATTCATAATTAGGAGTGAACAACTTCGTTCTTCAAGAAACATAATTctttcacaaatttatataaatctgAAATCCTCCAAAGCACGTATTCAATCTGTACCTCCTTCTCGGTTAAATTGGACTGGCTGAATCCAAAACATCATCGCATCTTACAGATTTATTGACATGATACATATGTTGCCTTGTTCGCTGCAGCTGTATGTTCAATGAAGCTATCTGGTTTATGATTTCAAGAAACTCTACTATATTGCTTATTAGAGTGCTCCTATTTTCTGGTTTATgttatttccttttctatcGAATGTATGGGTG encodes:
- the LOC105169322 gene encoding peptide methionine sulfoxide reductase B5-like codes for the protein MGSQILKISPLAVSRTFILKPTTLSRFLPAPISHIATARVDRCSLTKAVRYRSSLSSGFSVLTLNQGKKSFRSGVVAMAAPGSVQKSEEEWRAVLSPEQFRILRQKGTEYPGTGEYDKFFQEGIYTCAGCGTPLYKSTTKFNSGCGWPAFYEGLPGAINRTPDPDGRRIEITCAACGGHLGHVFKGEGFPTPTDERHCVNSISLKFTPANSASSQ